The nucleotide window GCTCGATGATCGAGTTCATCATGTTGCGCAGCATCGCCAGACGATGCGAGCTTGTGCGATTGAGTTTACGTAGACCGTGTCCGTGGCGCATTTTGATTTCCTTCAGTTATTAAACAGGCAGCCGGATCAGGTACTGCCCGTGGCACGGAACCCCAATGGGGCTCTTTAAAAATTAACGCTTTTCGAGCGCTGCTGGTGGCCAAGACTCGAGCTTCATGCCCAAAGTCAGACCGCGGGAAGCCAGCACTTCCTTGATTTCATTAAGCGACTTACGACCCAGATTCGGGGTCTTCAGCAACTCGTTTTCGGTGCGCTGAATCAGGTCACCGATGTAGTAAATGTTCTCGGCCTTCAGGCAGTTGGCAGAACGCACGGTCAGCTCCAGCTCGTCCACAGGGCGCAGCAGGATAGGATCAAATTGCGTGTTGCCGCGTGGTGCGGGCGCGTCGAATGCAGCCAGCTCGCTGCCTTCCAATTGCGCAAACACAGCCAGCTGTTCCACCAAAATCTTGGCCGAAGCGCGTACTGCATCTTCTGCAGTCACGGCACCGTTGGTTTCGATTTCAACAACCAGCTTGTCCAAATCGGTGCGTTGCTCAACGCGAGCGCTTTCGACGGTGTAGCTGACGCGCTTCACAGGAGAGAACGATGCATCCAGAACAATACGGCCAATCGACTTGTTTGGCTCATCTGCATGGCGACGCATGGTTCCGGGAACATAACCACGGCCTTTTTCAACCTTGATTTGCATGTCCAGCTTGCCGCCGTGCGACAGGTTGGCAATCACATGACCCGGGTTGATGATTTCGACGTCATGGGGCGTCTGAATGTCAGCCGCGGTAACAACACCTTCAGCGTCTTTGCGCAGGCTCAGCGTGACTTCTTCACGGTTGTGCAGTTTGAAAACCACACCCTTGAGGTTCAACAAAATGTTGACCACGTCTTCTTGAACGCCATCAATGGAAGAGTACTCATGCAGAACACCTGCAAT belongs to Rhodoferax saidenbachensis and includes:
- a CDS encoding DNA-directed RNA polymerase subunit alpha; protein product: MQNSLLKPKSISVEQLGANRAKVALEPFERGYGHTLGNALRRVLLSSMPGFAATEVTIAGVLHEYSSIDGVQEDVVNILLNLKGVVFKLHNREEVTLSLRKDAEGVVTAADIQTPHDVEIINPGHVIANLSHGGKLDMQIKVEKGRGYVPGTMRRHADEPNKSIGRIVLDASFSPVKRVSYTVESARVEQRTDLDKLVVEIETNGAVTAEDAVRASAKILVEQLAVFAQLEGSELAAFDAPAPRGNTQFDPILLRPVDELELTVRSANCLKAENIYYIGDLIQRTENELLKTPNLGRKSLNEIKEVLASRGLTLGMKLESWPPAALEKR